The segment CCAGGGTCAAGTGGCAAGTATCTAGGAACCCTGGTTCATTCTCTCCCCTGgtccccccctcccctccttaGGTTGGGAGGGCCCCGCTTGGCTTACCAGAACCGTTTACAAAAGTCAAGCTGACATTCACCCCTTTCAGATAGAACCGGTTTCCATTTTTCTGTTTGAAGAAAGCTTTCAGTTAAACGACACATAGGATCAGCACACAACTGTCTACAGAGACAATTCAACatccagaggggaaaaaaggcaggCCGAGCCCCAAGGTAACAGAGCAGATGAAAGCTGGGCACAGAGCAATATCatttaaggaaaagagaaactgAACACAGGGTGGAAGCGAGTGGTGAGGTGGACAACTATGACAATGGAGTGAGCTCCGCATCCTACTTCCCCCATGATATCCTCAATCCATGGGAGCAACTGAAAAGAGGACTAGGGCCTGAGCCTGGGATTTCATTGGCCTGAGAGATTCCCAGCTTAGCGGTCCTAGTCTTCTGGTCTTCCAGAGTTGCCTAAGGCATTGTGAGGTTaggtggcttgcctagggtcatataaccAGCATgaatcagatcttcctggctctctatctattataCCATGCTGTTAGTCCTGGGAGACctcaaaaaaaaagtatgaaaagggcagctagggggcacagtggctagagtaccaggcctggagtctggaggactcgggttcaaatttggcctgagacacttcctaactgtgtgaccttagcaagtcacttaaccccaattgcctagcccttgccactcttctgtcttataactgATACTAAAGGTATGTGTCTTCCTTCTGTCATGGCATAGGCAATATGGAAATGAAAGAGCTGGAAGAACCTATGACAGACcatttactgtctcagggaggtaggggagagatggatggatggagggagggaaggagagagggagagaatctcatttgtaaaatgtcagaaaacaagtatcaaaaattgtttctatgtgtagttgagaaaaaaaagaaataataaaaaaattgatactaaaaaaGAAGGTTacgagtttttaaaaaaagaactatgaaagctgttttccttcccctttttccaCCACAGTTTCAATCACATGGCCCTTGGTCCCACTTAGGATTCCTCAGATAATTTGAATGAGCATTATGGGGTaaataaaggatttaataaaCCAACAGCAGAcatcattctttcctttatgGGACTAAATGAGCAAGCATGAAGGTGGTGTAGATCCTGCCCTGGAACAACCAGATCCTACAGTGCCGCCGATAagagtggtttttaaaaatctgattttgTCATTCAAAGGGAACTTTATTTAATAGTTAGATTTGAGCATCAAACTATTTGGGGAtggtttttaaaacttttttcatacCAAAATGTGATCAAACTTTGTTTTCCTAGTTATCAGAAGCCATGTGTGCTCTTTGACATATGGTAGCATTGGACAGATCAAGGAAAAATCCACCCAAAAAAACCCCTGCAATAGAGCACTAACACCGTCCTGTTTGTTACAGAAAGTCCCCGAAATAGAGCTTTTATATCCAGCCCATCAGAGCACAGCTCTAcgtgtgttttaaaaaaaaacaacacgcAAAACCAGACAGCGTAAGAAAACAACACTAAAAGGTCAGTTTCAAAATGTTTAATTGAATCGATGTAAGAGAATACAGGAAATTGGAAAAGCTCTCCTATATAACTTTAGTTTGTCAGTATGGCCAGGACCACTTAACAAATCATTTCAAATACAGTTGTGGAGTCAAAGTTACCCAGACAACAGGGGGAAAGATTTCAATACAGGGAGAGAAAGCAAATTCTTGTCCAGTTCATTACTATCCAACTTAATAGCTAACAGAAGAGTTCTCAGACTAGTTTACAAACAAGCAGCATCCTATTAGGTGGAAAAAGGCTATGTTTGGATCAGAGCAAAACACTGTTAAATGAGCTCCAGTAAGAACCAGTTTGGGCCCATTAGGCTGTTTTGGTGTTGTTGGGACCTGACTTCTGGAACTCTTGGGGAGTACTTTGGCAAATCAGCAGGCACTTAAGGTCTTAGATAGCTGCCTGGGTcagtgagaggttaagtgatttggccacaGTCAGGCTTGTATGTGttggagatgggacttgaactagAATctaagtgttcctgactccaagcccagcactatGTTATGGTCTTAGTTTAATGAAATAGCCCCAATCTGAAAAGCCATCTGGGATAATTTGGGGACTTCTGGCTCCTTAAAAGACCCACACAGATCACATTTTGGGGAGGAGCTAGGAACAGAACAGTCCCTCGAAAGGCCTTCTCCTCTGATGCCTCTTGATTTGAGCATGTAGGGGACCATGGGGTTTTGAAGGCCAAGCCAGTGGAATACAATACAAGTTCTGGAAGACCATATGAATACTGAGCTATTGAATAGGCTCTGGATGGGGTTACTTCACTGACAGATACAAATCCTTTAAGTATACAGCACTAGAGCTCACCAATAAAGAACAAAGCCAGAATACTGAAGTGGAAAGCTGTTATTGATCCGACCAAAGCCATTCGGAGAAATAAGttaaaatcttaataaaaaagaaactttgagaacagaattgttttggttttagCTTTGTATTTTCAGCAGCTAGTAAAGTGCTCAGCAACAGCAGGCACTAATACTTGCTTACTGAACAATTAAGAACCAGGAGGTCAATGTAAAACCATTACTTACTATAGCAAAGAGAAGTTCAAGAAACCCCAGGTTGCTATCATTCAACCAAAGCAGAGCTGATTCCTTAAGACACACACCATCATAATCCGTTGTATTGGGATTAAGGTTCTTAAGCGAAGTAcccttcagagaaaggaagaagacacTAAGGCCTCAGATGATAATTTGGGTCGAACAAAATAACATTTGCCTAGACTCTGCCAGTGTGCGTGGGTTTCTGTTCTTTAAAACTATTTGGATCGCCGTATTTCAATATAatgggtttcctttgtaatactacaTATATTTCactgtatgcatttaaaaatgttattctgaaaaGGGCTCCATGGGCTTCCGCAGACTGTCAAAGGAGTGCaggatgaaaaaaacaaaaaaagaataagagccTCTGTTCTAGTCAAACATCGATATGTTTTAAAGGCTCTTCTGGAGCTGGGAGCCACAATTTAGCAATCTGCTTTTATACCCACAGCAAAGGAGGGAAGTTTTCTCCAAAAAGAATGAACCATTAAGGAGAAGAGAGGTCAGGCCAATAAGAGGAAACAGCCATACCTTATTTTTAGTGATGTTCAGCTGCAGCCCCATGGTGGCCAAGAGACAAATACAGCTCCCGTTTCTGACGAAATAGTTTCCGGGATGAGGTTTTTCTTTTGGGACGGGTTTTGCAGTGGGCAAAGGCACAGTAGAAGAAGTGGTCACCAATACAGTTGACAGAAGTCTATCTTTGCCACAGACATactctgaagggaaaaaaagaagatgaattcaTCTCAGTGTTTTGTTCACCTGAAAGgccaggaaaaagaaaacatttcttacCAAAGGATCCCAAATGACCTCTAGGATCATAGATGTGGAAGAGAGGTCATCAAGTCCtccctgcctcattttacagatgaggaaaatgaggcccattTGGAATATTCtcaatctagagctggaagggacctaagaggccatttaattttacagaggaggtaaCTCAggctcagggaagggaagggacttgcctaaaATTAGTTGTCGAGTGGCAGATATTGTCAGAATTTAAATCTGGGAATTATCCAGAACaagtaaatgagaaaattgggaagTTTCATGAACTACCAAGTCAATGACAAAAACAGCTCTTGGAATTTAGAAAGCTGAGTTCAGGAAAGCCTTGGAGTGTGCCAAAAGGCCAACAGTATCTGCCTGAGTCTTTGGCTAAAATATGATCTAAAAGtaatgaagtttttattttatagccCATCACAAACTATACTCTGTGAGTTTTATGGATCATGAGAATCATGGTAATGACTactaagggaaaaattttaagTGTTCAGTATAATAGGGCATAAATGACTTGGCCATAGTCATGCTTGTATGTGTAGGAGATTGAGACTTAAAACTCCAAATCaaggtgaccccatttggggttttcttggtagagatattagagtggtttgccatttccttctccagctcatttgacagatgaagaaactgaggcaaacagggttattaagtgacttgcccagggtcacacagcaaggaagggACTGAGGCCAGAATGGAACTTGTGTTGaggagtcttctgactccaagcccagtgctttaaccactgcaccacctagctgcctaggttAAAGCTAGAGACTAGGAGCAGGGAATTCCTGggtaaggaaactccttctatcaGAGCAGGTCAGCTCTTTTCTCTAACTTCTAGTCAAAGATGCCTGCagaactgagagattaagtgactcactcacTGTTGGAAGTAGGACAGGAACCCAGGTCTAGTTGGCTTTGAGATCAACTCTCCAGCTACCAAGCTATACTGTCTCTCTAGGATAAAAGGCCTCAAAAGAAATGCTTTCAAATAACGACTCTTCCTAAAGTCTTAAGTTACAAAGCATCCTACAGTATGCTCTGGGCATTTTACCTTTTGTGCTGATGGTGTTTTTCTGGACAAAAGCTTGTACAAGGACATCCCAATAGGAGTGaatgacatttccttcttttgtcaTCATTAAACTACAACATTTAAAGAGTTGATCCAATGGAACCTCAATGTTGTTGACTTCAAAAGCAGTATAAACTTTTCCTACAAAAAAAGATGCATCATTCTGAAGATTCGTCTTTGCCCATGTAAAACAGACAATATAGTGAGAGAACTCTGAAGGAGTGTGTGCCCACAGGTCAGAGGAGATCTCCGTTTTATTACGATGCCTTCGGAATCAATTAGTATCTGTTAACAAGAACGCATTCAAAATGCTTGAGGATGAAGCCACAAACTGCTTAAAAGAGGTTTAACTTTAACAACCCAAAACTAACATTTAGAGAGTGTTTTATTTGCAAAGTTCATTACTTATCTCAATCCATCTTGGCAACAATCAGGTGAAGTaggattatctccattttgcagaagagaaaatagagccTGAGATACATTTAGTGACTTAACCCATAGTCATAGAGCTATTAATACATGTCAGAGATAGGATCTAAACCTAGGGCttcattataaaaacaataacaatccagtgttctatctactctaACTACTGATAGGTTTCTCTTCATCTGTTAGctaaaaaaaagctttttcctCTACCTTTAGAATGTAACTAATCTTGATCATGATGATCTAAAAGGGATCTCTCACGTAGTCTTTTTTGCTGGTGTTGAATGTTATCATACCTATCCATCGAGGCGTTTAGCTTTTTCTAGATTACAGGTTCTGAAACTGGGATGTAGCAACCTAGTCTGTGCATAGATTTCAAGGAGTCTGGGAATGTCGATAGGGAAAAAATGGCATCTTTATTTTTGCtaacttttaaatgaaatttagcatttccttcaattatctGAAAAACCATTTCCCTGAGAAAGGGTCTattggcttcaccagactgcctacCGAAGGAGTCCGTGAATCCTAAGAACCACTACTCTACTATCCCataactaggtctgtatcccaaagagaccaaagaaaagggaaaaggaccatttggtttgtttttaaatccttctcttctgttttagaatcaatactaagaatgggttctgaggcagaagagcctCAAGgactaagcaatcagggttaagtgacttgccaagggtcacacagctagcaagggtatgagggcagatttgacttcccagctctaggcctcaatccactgagccacctagctgccccctgtataaTCTATTTCTAATTGCTCGGCATCTCAGGGAGggcaggaaagggagggaggaaaggagggaaggaaggagagaatttggaattcaaaattttttaagttaaagttaaaaattgtttttacatataatttggaaaaaattaaaattttcatataaaaaaggATGACTCTTCTAGAGGGGTCAATAGAATGTGAGTGTCATTTCTATATGCCCACATACAAGGATCAAGAAAACCCTTGTGAACATTTTTGGCAATTACTATGTGcgaggctctgtgctaagcactttacaattaatctttcatttggtcctcccaacagctctgggaggtagCTGTtgttattagtcccattttacagatgaggaaactgagagaaacagaagtgaagtgacttttccagggtgaCACTGCTAGTGTAAGAGACCAAATTTGATCTCTAGTCTTCATAACTCCAAGCCCCATCTACCTATACAAGCTTGTTTCTTCAACTACAGTCAAGTAAGCCTCTTACATGCACCATACTCACGGCTGCCTCCACTCGATCTGTTTTATCTCTTCCGGGAAACCCCAAGCCACACTCACCCTTCCATTTGTTGACATCATATCATCCTTCTAGGGAGTACCATCACGATGATGTTTAACTGCTCTCTGGCTTGTTTTCTCTCCAGAAATTACATGTCAATTTACTCTTCCCAGCTAAGCTACTCAAGAACAAAGACAAGTGTCTCAGGAGTCTTCCTCCCACTACCCACACAGCAGATGCTGAAAAAGTATATGGCATTTTAGGGGTTTCGAAATCTTAGCTTCCTAACACTCTTCCCCTAAGGAGGTAAAAGGGATGTTAGAAGCAAAAAGATTTTCAGTGTCTACTTTGTCAAACCCTCCAGACCTTTACACTCAGATCCTTCACTTCCACATCTCAGGAAGTATAGCTCTGTAGACCAGCAGCATCTCTGAACTGTTCATTAGCAAGTCAAAATCAAAAGGCTGCTTCCAGATGGCCATTGTGGTGAACGAAATGAaccatttgccatttcttagaaaaatgaaaatattgccCCCAAAACACGTAAGAGCAAATCATGAGATCTGAGATCTAGAGTGAGAAGGGACCTTAACAggccatcattttacagaggcccagggaaatgatggacttatccaaggtcacacaagtcatcaggatcagaagtagaatttgaactcagttctcctgACTCTAATGGCAGAGTTTCCCCCATCATTCTCTACTGGGCCTCATTCCACTTCATTGAAAAGGTGGTTTCAGTTTCTGTGCAAACTATTTTTGTCAATGCTACCATTACATCTTGCATCTAGAGCTGGCTGAACCAAGGGCCACAGCTGAAGTCTCGAGCAGTCATGGTTTGCAGATACCAGGAACTTCTTTTAATTCTAAGGACTAAGTCTTTCCAAACTGGGCAGCTCACGAGGGTTATTGCTGCTCTACAAGTGTCTGTCAGTTCATTTTGGCCCAATAGGTCTTCCTACAGCAAAAGGGGAGAGAAGGGCCTGTCCACCTGATCCCCCATCATTCAGTTGCCAAAGTTCTAGTAAAAAATGCTACTGGAATGGCCCAGTATGGACCACTCCACCCAGCCCACCTAATTTTTCTCAAAACAATGAAAGGTGTTTCTAGGTGCCCCGTTACCTTTTTCTTTGGCATCAGGAAAAGTGTCATTATCGCTGGTATCATAGGAAAAGGAGATGAAGtcaatgaaataagtagaaatagCTCGGGTAAAGTTCACACTCCAAAAGAAACCTGATCCAAACTGGACTTTAATTTGGGGAACATTCTCCTCAGTCCCACATTCACTTCCGCTGAATGATGCGCTGCTGGGAACCTGAATTgttacatttttctaaaatacaGAGTGGAaagggacaggggagggagagaaacgtATTATGAACGTACATGAAAGCATTTCTCCAAGCTTAGGAGTCTGGAGTTCCACATTAAGACTCTCATGCCCTCCCTCTCTGTTTCCCATCCCCTAGCCTGCTACGtttcaaaaaaaagggggggaaagagggTTCAGGTGCTTCCATATTTTACTCCTCTGGGGAAATCACAAAACGGAATATGGGTCAAGATCAGCAAGTGTTCTTTAGCAGACAGATCTGTCTttgtcctctcctctcttcacAGCTACCCCCCTCCACCAGACTGTAAGTTGGTACAGAGAGATTCTGAGAGGCTACATGGCACAGGGAATAGAAAGCAGGGCTTAGGCTGTGTGGCCCTCCCAAAGTCAGCACCCCACATGACACTGCAGTTCTCTAAGGGGGAGAGGGGCGTGAAGAAGGATAGAGTGAAGATAATTCTCAACCAACCAATGAAAGAAGAGAAGCCAAGAAAGGAGGATGAAGATGAGGCAAGGGTAAAAATTTAAACAGAGTTATTATTTATAAGTGGTCATAAAAGCATTAAGTAATCAGAAATGAGTATCTCATTCTTCATCATTTTTCCCTCATCACTTCTGAGAAGTCCAAACAATTTGTGACCTCAGAGAAGTAAAATGTACAAAATCACAGAAAATCAAATGCCTTCAGGTACACAGGGAAAAAAATTGGACAGACTAAGCGTCAAGGCAATTGATGTGTGAGCCTTTTTAGAGGAGGGGGTGGTTTGCTCAGCCACCAGATCAGGACCAGATACCATCCAGAACAATTCCCATTCACTCACAGAATGCTTACTTACTAGGCCATTGTTTGCAGTTTCATATTCTACTGTGAAATTCATCTCCCATTGTGCATACAGGCAAGTGGCATTGTTGGAGTCTTTCAAAGTGAGACTCAATGCATTGATGTCGAGAGTTCCTGtagttaaaaaaacatttaaaaaaattgagactgTGCCAGATGACACTAGTGGCTGCATCACTCCTGCAGGACCATCCGATTGTGTTCCCTTGTGGATGCTTTCCTATACATTTGAAGGAAGGCTGGAATAACCCTAAAGACATGACTTTTTAGAGCAAAATGGCATTTCTGAGCTCATCTGGCCCATATGATTTTGGAGTCACTCTAAGGGTCCAGTCTCAAAGCCAGAACAATGAGAATTCAAGACCTCCCTAAGACTCACCCTGACTGCCTAACCTGGacgagtcatttaatctcttcatGCTCCGGACACTCTCAGACTATTTGTTGTAAAAAAGGCCTTCACAGAGCGAGTTGCCTCATTTGGATGTAAAATTACAAGTCCAGGTCCTATCCCTCACCCCCTAGATTATTACAAAATCTCTTAGCTAACTTCTCTCCCTACTCCATGTCGTCCCAGATCCCTCTCTACTACACCAATGTGGCACATACATAGCCTCGCTTTCCAAATGAGGATATAAATTCTTGGAGTACAGAAGCCATTTCTCTAACTTCTGCTATAGCCTCTGGGTATTGCATAAGCATAAACCCAAGAAAGAAATAGGCCCTTAAAGATCTCCTGACTAATGTTCTCACAACAATAACGTTGATCCCTATCTTGACCTGAAAACAACCAATTAAGTGGACAGTTAGTTTTATATTTCAGTCAAGTGTCTAATGGCTTGCTTCCCAACATGTCACCATTTGCTATCAGGACACTCTGTTCTCCTAAAAAGATAATACATCCACAGACACTTTcaataaatatcttttgtttttacttcatcTACAGTTGCCAACATATTCCtctcagagagccatcccttacaacaaaagagaatggggaaaacaaaaacaatttagcaAAACATAGCAAGAAAGTCTTCCAATATTATACATGCAAGATTCCACACCGATTGCCCCCCACCTCTGTGAAGAAGGCAAGGGAAGTGCTTTCTCAGAGCTCTTTTTTAGGGTCAATCTTGGTCAttctcattttactcttttaagcactttgaaattaattttatggAGTTCATGGACCTCCTCTGAGGCAGTAGCAAAACCAAAGTTTGGAATGACTGCTCTAAACAATCCTAAAGAAAGATGCTTTAAAATCAGGGGTTCTCAACCTAATTTCCCCTTTAAACTCCagtattttaaacattttgtgCAAAGTAAATCAGCACAGCCCCTTTTTAGCATCTCTAACTTCAGTTCTCCAATTTCATACCCATTAAGACTACCATCCCCAAGTCTaatttcccacctccatgccaACTGGGAGAGCAAACAAACTACTACCTAAACAATGACTCCCAGTTGTCTTTACTGGTATCATTTTGaggtagggggaaaaaaggagccaAAGTCAAGAAAAAGCAATGAGGATTCAGCTGTTTTCTGGTCATTTCAGTCACACCCatatctttgtgacctcatttggggttttcttggcaaagatacaggagtggtcgGCCAtctccttctgcagctcatttgaaagatgaagaaacggaggcaagcagggctaagtgacttggccagggtcacacagctagtaagggtctgaggccagatttgagctcaggaagacaagtgttcctgatttcaggccctgTACCCTTtctactggaccacctagctaGGATACAGAGGTTTgttaaaaaaacacttaaaaataaaattataacatgaattctcatttttttttaaaaaatgaactctcCATAGCTTCTAGAAACtataaatagaagaagaagaagctatTCCATAGAAAATATCTTCTGGATTACTCTGATTTACTATATGGTATCTTCTCTGAAACCCAACTTTGCTGCTAACAATTATTCTCTTTGCACAAAATCTAGGATTTCCATCCCAAGCTGCCATTAACTTTGATTTATGATGAAAACCCATAAGGGTTTCTTGACTCTATTGACTTGACATGTAGTTCTCCATCTAATTATTCTTTTTCAGTCAAAAGAGAGAAAGTTTCCCCACGAGAGTTAACTAGTACCTTTTTACTTGCTGTCGTGAATGGAACCACGTCCCAGAGACTGGCACAATTTTTAGGTCTTTAAAATGATTGAAGCTTAAATAGCAATATGATTTAGAAAGTGcagaattttaaatgtttaattgttTGTAATCATATGTCTGTGCTTTCAGAGAAAGAGAGTGGGGAAAACCCCACTATCATGGGAAGAGTCATCCATTTGGTCAACCTCCAAGGCCATCTTATGTATCAGAGTGATTTATGATCACTTGAATGCAAAATTATAACA is part of the Gracilinanus agilis isolate LMUSP501 chromosome X, AgileGrace, whole genome shotgun sequence genome and harbors:
- the LAMP2 gene encoding lysosome-associated membrane glycoprotein 2, translated to MKRLNDSSRLGSQGTLDINALSLTLKDSNNATCLYAQWEMNFTVEYETANNGLKNVTIQVPSSASFSGSECGTEENVPQIKVQFGSGFFWSVNFTRAISTYFIDFISFSYDTSDNDTFPDAKEKGKVYTAFEVNNIEVPLDQLFKCCSLMMTKEGNVIHSYWDVLVQAFVQKNTISTKEYVCGKDRLLSTVLVTTSSTVPLPTAKPVPKEKPHPGNYFVRNGSCICLLATMGLQLNITKNKGTSLKNLNPNTTDYDGVCLKESALLWLNDSNLGFLELLFAIKNGNRFYLKGVNVSLTFVNGSDFVAENNNLNCWDAPIGSSYMCNKEDNIPVSDTFQINTFDVRVQPFSVVEGKYSTAQECSMDDDSILIPVIVGSGLAGLILIIVVAYIIGRRKSYAGYQTL